The Pantoea sp. At-9b genome includes a window with the following:
- the dppB gene encoding dipeptide ABC transporter permease DppB, which produces MLQFILRRLGLVIPTFIGITLLTFAFVHLIPGDPVLIMAGERGISPERHAQLMAMFGLDQPLWKQYLTYINGVLHGDLGISLKSRIPVWDEFVPRFKATLELGICAMIFAVAVGIPVGVLAAVKRGSVFDHTAVGISLTGYSMPIFWWGIMLIMLVSVQLNLTPVSGRVSDTIFLDDSHPLTGFMLIDTLIWGEPGDFKDAVMHMILPAIVLGTIPLAVIVRMTRSSMLEVLGEDYIRTARAKGLTRMRVIVVHALRNAMLPVVTVIGLQVGTLLAGAILTETIFSWPGLGRWLIEALQRRDYPVVQGGVLLVAILIILVNLLVDLLYGVVNPRIRHKK; this is translated from the coding sequence ATGCTGCAGTTCATACTCCGACGTCTGGGCCTTGTCATCCCAACGTTTATCGGTATTACCCTGTTGACCTTTGCGTTTGTCCACCTGATCCCCGGCGACCCGGTACTGATCATGGCGGGCGAGCGTGGTATTTCGCCAGAACGCCATGCCCAGTTGATGGCGATGTTTGGTCTTGACCAACCCCTGTGGAAACAATATCTCACCTACATCAACGGCGTATTGCACGGTGATTTAGGTATCTCGCTGAAAAGCCGCATTCCGGTGTGGGACGAATTCGTACCGCGCTTTAAAGCCACGCTGGAGCTGGGCATCTGTGCGATGATTTTCGCCGTTGCCGTGGGTATTCCGGTCGGGGTGCTGGCGGCGGTCAAACGCGGCTCAGTGTTCGATCATACCGCCGTGGGCATTTCACTCACCGGTTACTCGATGCCGATTTTCTGGTGGGGCATCATGCTGATCATGCTGGTATCGGTGCAGCTCAACCTGACGCCGGTCTCCGGGCGTGTCAGTGACACCATCTTCCTCGACGACAGTCATCCGCTGACCGGCTTTATGCTGATCGATACCCTGATCTGGGGCGAACCGGGCGACTTCAAAGATGCGGTGATGCATATGATCCTGCCTGCCATCGTGCTGGGTACCATCCCGCTGGCCGTGATTGTGCGTATGACACGTTCTTCGATGCTGGAAGTCTTGGGCGAAGACTACATCCGTACCGCGCGTGCCAAAGGGTTAACGCGTATGCGTGTGATCGTGGTGCATGCCTTACGTAACGCCATGCTGCCGGTCGTGACGGTTATCGGCTTACAGGTCGGTACGCTGCTGGCCGGGGCCATCCTGACAGAAACCATCTTCTCCTGGCCGGGCCTTGGGCGCTGGCTGATTGAAGCGCTGCAACGCCGCGATTATCCGGTGGTGCAGGGCGGCGTGCTGCTGGTGGCGATTCTGATCATCCTGGTCAACCTGTTGGTTGATCTGTTGTACGGCGTGGTTAACCCACGTATCCGTCATAAGAAATAA
- the dppC gene encoding dipeptide ABC transporter permease DppC — protein MSAVDPASVSAAPKPMTPIQEFWHYFKRNKGAVIGLVFIILMLLIAIFAEFLAPHAPAEQFRDALLHPPVWQEGGSWKFILGTDDVGRDILSRLMYGARLSLLVGCLVVVLSLILGVVFGLMAGYLGGAVDATIMRLVDIMLALPSLLLALVLVAIFGPSIVNAGLALTFVALPHYIRLTRAAVLVEVNRDYVTASSVAGAGTLRQMFVNILPNCLAPLIVQASLGFSNAILDMAALGFLGMGAQPPTPEWGTMLSDVLQYAQSAWWVVTFPGVVILLTVLAFNLMGDGLRDALDPKLKQ, from the coding sequence ATGTCTGCTGTTGATCCCGCAAGCGTAAGCGCTGCACCCAAGCCGATGACCCCGATTCAGGAATTCTGGCACTACTTCAAACGTAATAAAGGCGCGGTAATTGGCCTGGTGTTCATCATTCTGATGCTGCTGATCGCCATCTTCGCTGAGTTTCTTGCGCCGCACGCCCCTGCTGAACAGTTCCGCGATGCGTTGCTGCATCCGCCGGTGTGGCAGGAGGGGGGCAGCTGGAAGTTTATCCTCGGCACCGATGATGTTGGCCGCGATATTCTGTCGCGCCTGATGTATGGCGCACGTCTGTCGCTGTTGGTGGGCTGTCTGGTGGTGGTACTGTCGCTGATCCTCGGGGTGGTTTTTGGTCTGATGGCCGGTTACCTCGGTGGTGCGGTAGATGCCACCATTATGCGCTTGGTCGATATTATGCTGGCGTTGCCCAGCCTGCTGTTGGCACTGGTGCTGGTGGCGATTTTTGGTCCGTCGATTGTCAACGCCGGGCTGGCATTAACCTTCGTGGCGCTGCCGCACTATATCCGTCTGACGCGTGCTGCGGTGCTGGTGGAAGTGAACCGCGATTACGTCACGGCTTCCAGCGTGGCCGGTGCCGGTACGCTGCGCCAGATGTTCGTCAATATTCTGCCTAACTGCCTGGCGCCACTGATTGTGCAGGCGTCGTTAGGTTTCTCCAACGCCATCCTTGATATGGCGGCGTTGGGCTTTCTCGGTATGGGGGCGCAACCGCCGACGCCGGAGTGGGGCACCATGCTCTCCGACGTGTTGCAGTACGCGCAAAGTGCCTGGTGGGTCGTGACCTTCCCCGGAGTGGTCATCCTGCTCACGGTTCTGGCATTCAACCTCATGGGCGATGGTTTGCGTGATGCACTCGACCCGAAACTCAAGCAGTAA
- the dppD gene encoding dipeptide ABC transporter ATP-binding protein produces MALLNVEKLSVHFGDEKTPFRAVDRISYQVEQGQVVGIVGESGSGKSVSSLAIMGLIDYPGRVMAEKLEFNQRDLQRISEKERRQLVGAEVAMIFQDPMTSLNPCYTVGFQIMEALKVHQGGSRRTRRQRAIDLLEQVGIPDPASRLDVYPHQLSGGMSQRVMIAMAIACKPKLLIADEPTTALDVTIQAQIIELLLELQKQENMALILITHDLALVAEAAQHIIVMYAGQVVESGKAADIFKAPRHPYTQALLRALPEFAADKARLASLPGVVPGKYDRPTGCLLNPRCPYVTDRCRSEEPELRDIPGRQSKCHFPLDDAGRPTYES; encoded by the coding sequence ATGGCGTTATTAAATGTAGAAAAACTGTCGGTGCATTTCGGCGACGAAAAAACACCGTTTCGTGCGGTTGACCGCATCAGCTATCAGGTTGAGCAGGGCCAGGTGGTCGGCATTGTGGGTGAGTCTGGCTCCGGTAAATCGGTCAGCTCGCTGGCGATTATGGGTCTGATTGATTATCCCGGTCGGGTGATGGCAGAAAAGCTGGAGTTCAACCAGCGCGATCTGCAACGCATCTCCGAAAAGGAGCGCCGCCAGTTGGTGGGAGCGGAAGTGGCGATGATCTTCCAGGACCCGATGACCAGCCTCAACCCTTGTTACACCGTGGGTTTTCAGATTATGGAAGCGCTGAAAGTGCATCAGGGTGGCAGCCGCCGTACCCGCCGTCAGCGCGCGATTGACCTGTTGGAACAGGTGGGAATTCCCGATCCGGCTTCACGTTTGGATGTTTATCCGCATCAGTTATCGGGGGGGATGAGCCAGCGCGTGATGATCGCCATGGCGATCGCCTGTAAACCCAAGCTGTTGATTGCCGATGAACCGACCACTGCGCTCGACGTGACCATCCAGGCACAGATCATTGAGCTGCTGCTGGAGCTGCAAAAGCAGGAGAACATGGCGCTGATCCTGATCACCCATGACCTGGCGCTGGTGGCGGAAGCGGCACAACACATCATCGTGATGTATGCCGGACAAGTGGTGGAAAGTGGCAAAGCGGCGGATATCTTCAAAGCCCCGCGTCATCCGTATACCCAGGCGCTGCTGCGCGCGCTGCCGGAGTTCGCGGCGGATAAAGCACGTCTGGCTTCGCTGCCTGGCGTGGTGCCGGGCAAATACGATCGCCCAACCGGCTGCCTGTTGAATCCGCGCTGCCCCTACGTGACTGACCGTTGCCGTAGCGAAGAGCCAGAACTGCGCGACATTCCGGGCCGTCAGTCCAAATGTCACTTCCCACTGGATGATGCCGGGAGACCGACTTATGAGTCATGA
- the dppF gene encoding dipeptide ABC transporter ATP-binding subunit DppF: protein MSHENTQQDYLLQAIDLKKHYPVKKGLFGQERLVKALDGVSFNLERGKTLAVVGESGCGKSTLGRLLTMIETPTEGELYWHGQDLLKHDPQAQKLRRQKIQIVFQNPYGSLNPRKKISQILEEPLVINTTLTKAERREKTLEMMAKVGLKTEHYDRYPHMFSGGQRQRIAIARGLMLDPDVLIADEPVSALDVSVRAQVLNLMMDLQQDLGLSYVFISHDLSVVEHIADEVMVMYLGRCVEKGSKEAIFSNPRHPYTQALLSATPRLNPDERRERIKLTGELPSPLNPPPGCAFNARCRRRFGTCVQLQPKLKTYGEQQIACFAVDQDENQPIAGA, encoded by the coding sequence ATGAGTCATGAAAATACACAGCAGGATTACCTGTTGCAGGCGATTGACCTGAAAAAACACTACCCGGTGAAGAAAGGGTTGTTCGGCCAGGAGCGCCTGGTCAAAGCGTTGGATGGCGTGTCGTTTAATCTGGAGCGCGGCAAAACGCTGGCGGTGGTTGGGGAGTCGGGCTGTGGTAAATCCACCCTTGGCCGTCTGCTGACCATGATTGAAACCCCGACCGAGGGCGAGCTGTACTGGCATGGTCAGGATTTGCTGAAGCACGATCCGCAGGCGCAGAAGCTGCGTCGGCAGAAAATTCAGATTGTGTTCCAGAACCCCTATGGCTCACTGAACCCGCGTAAAAAAATCAGCCAGATTCTGGAAGAACCGCTGGTGATCAACACCACGTTGACCAAGGCGGAACGTCGGGAAAAAACGCTGGAGATGATGGCGAAGGTTGGCCTGAAAACTGAACATTACGATCGCTACCCGCATATGTTCTCCGGCGGACAGCGTCAGCGTATCGCGATTGCCCGTGGTCTGATGCTGGACCCGGATGTGTTGATCGCTGATGAACCGGTTTCGGCGCTCGACGTGTCAGTGCGTGCGCAGGTGCTGAACCTGATGATGGACCTGCAACAGGATCTCGGTCTGTCCTACGTGTTCATCTCCCATGATCTGTCGGTGGTGGAACATATCGCTGATGAAGTGATGGTGATGTACCTTGGCCGCTGCGTGGAGAAGGGCAGTAAAGAAGCGATTTTCAGCAATCCGCGCCATCCGTATACCCAGGCGCTGCTGTCGGCCACGCCCCGCCTCAACCCGGATGAACGTCGTGAGCGTATCAAGCTGACCGGCGAGCTGCCCAGCCCGCTGAACCCGCCGCCGGGTTGCGCCTTCAACGCGCGCTGTCGCCGCCGCTTCGGCACCTGCGTGCAGTTGCAGCCGAAGCTGAAAACATATGGCGAGCAGCAAATAGCCTGCTTTGCGGTGGACCAGGATGAGAACCAGCCGATTGCCGGAGCATAA
- the bcsO gene encoding cellulose biosynthesis protein BcsO, with protein MKNYDDLQRFKEKTQTLDIAFKDMSGQAQEADQSQWAIIRQLAADDEQETLGGGQRIDLPQPQPIRGNEFDAPPQQPQVAPVASSVRGSILDSLAATPVAAEAPAAVSSLFPPAPTKATPSVTPVAPKATHVERQATTSLFPPPPPKPVEAPVAPVVAPEPVVAAAPAPVATPVVAAPTPTPSFAPPVAPVPPAAAPSRFGALFRSRPAEPVTLSKETLLKPLLEKIALCR; from the coding sequence ATGAAGAACTACGACGATTTGCAGCGTTTTAAGGAAAAAACGCAGACGCTGGATATCGCTTTCAAGGATATGTCCGGGCAAGCGCAGGAAGCCGACCAGAGTCAGTGGGCGATCATCCGTCAACTGGCGGCGGATGATGAACAGGAAACCTTAGGTGGCGGCCAGCGTATTGATCTGCCGCAACCTCAGCCGATTCGTGGCAATGAATTCGATGCCCCGCCACAGCAACCGCAGGTCGCTCCTGTCGCCAGTAGTGTCCGGGGATCGATTCTGGATAGCCTGGCGGCGACGCCGGTCGCGGCAGAAGCCCCGGCGGCGGTATCATCACTGTTTCCTCCGGCACCGACTAAAGCCACACCGTCCGTGACGCCGGTGGCACCGAAAGCAACGCATGTGGAGCGTCAGGCGACAACGTCGCTGTTTCCACCACCGCCACCGAAACCGGTTGAAGCGCCTGTCGCACCGGTCGTGGCACCTGAGCCGGTGGTAGCAGCAGCCCCCGCGCCGGTGGCGACACCGGTTGTGGCGGCTCCGACCCCAACCCCTTCATTTGCTCCACCTGTCGCACCGGTTCCACCCGCAGCGGCACCGTCACGCTTTGGCGCATTATTCCGTTCAAGGCCGGCTGAGCCTGTGACCCTGTCGAAAGAGACATTACTGAAACCGTTACTGGAGAAGATTGCGCTATGCCGTTAG
- the bcsQ gene encoding cellulose biosynthesis protein BcsQ: MPLVCVCSPKGGVGKTTMAANLAWSLARAGSKVLAIDFDVQNALRLHFGVPLHDGRGFVARSEEQADWSQSILTTGGNIFVMPYGDVTEQQRERFEENLSKDPHFLKRGLDTVLNYPGLVIIADFPPGPGPALKAMTALADMHLVVMLADTASVSLLPQIENDRMIGQPLNNKRGHYFVLNQSDNRRNISRDVTAFMQQRLGDNLLGVVHRDESVAEANASQQSVFDFSPASAAAFDIELVAKRVSNILNITVGNGEVQAPIRSHY, from the coding sequence ATGCCGTTAGTTTGTGTGTGCTCGCCTAAAGGGGGAGTAGGGAAGACCACAATGGCAGCCAACCTGGCCTGGAGTCTGGCCCGCGCAGGCAGCAAAGTTTTGGCAATTGATTTTGACGTACAAAATGCGCTGCGCCTGCATTTTGGTGTTCCGCTGCATGATGGTCGCGGTTTTGTGGCGCGTTCGGAAGAACAGGCCGACTGGAGCCAGTCCATTCTCACCACCGGCGGCAATATTTTTGTCATGCCTTATGGTGATGTCACTGAGCAACAGCGCGAACGTTTTGAAGAGAACCTGAGTAAAGATCCGCATTTCCTGAAGCGGGGTCTGGATACGGTGCTGAATTATCCCGGTCTGGTGATTATTGCCGATTTTCCGCCAGGGCCAGGCCCGGCATTAAAGGCAATGACGGCACTTGCCGATATGCATTTAGTGGTGATGCTGGCCGATACCGCGTCTGTTTCGCTGCTGCCACAGATTGAAAACGACCGCATGATAGGTCAGCCACTGAATAATAAACGTGGACACTATTTTGTACTCAACCAGAGCGATAACCGCCGCAATATCAGCCGTGATGTCACCGCTTTTATGCAGCAGCGTCTGGGGGACAATTTATTGGGTGTGGTGCACCGGGATGAAAGCGTCGCGGAAGCCAATGCGTCTCAGCAATCTGTTTTTGATTTCAGCCCTGCATCTGCGGCAGCGTTTGATATTGAGCTGGTTGCCAAGCGAGTCTCCAATATTCTGAATATCACCGTGGGCAACGGTGAAGTTCAGGCGCCCATCCGCAGTCATTATTAA
- the bcsA gene encoding UDP-forming cellulose synthase catalytic subunit, translated as MSKLAFYLLLLVLAPVAAVIIITPMDSQKQYIFGLISIGMLFLMGLSKSRKITVVMVILSALMSTRYIWWRTTETLQFNSEIEAILGIGLYLAELYVWLILILGFLQTTWPLKRTIEPLPDDTSLWPTVDVYVPSYNESLDVVRDTVLAAQCIDYPRDKLKIYLLDDGKRSEFAMFAADVGVGYITRDDNRHAKAGNLNHAMKITKGELICVFDCDHVATRTFLQATVGPFLKDPKLALLQTPHYFYSPDPFERNLRAARSIPNEGSLFYGPVQQGNDNWNATFFCGSCAVIRRSALEEIGGFAVETVTEDAHTALKMQRLGWGSAFLSIPLAAGLATERLGLHVIQRTRWARGMTQIFRVDNPLFGRGLKWQQRLCYLNAMLHFQFGLPRVAFLTAPLAYLLFNLNIIHSSASLIFAYVLPHLVMSLYVNSRMNGRFRYTFWGEIYETVMCFHLVIPTILTMFSPKHGKFNVTDKGGVLDQGFFDFHIVRPHVIVAALLTIGIVAGVVRATMHDYFGVDPYVIALNVGWAVFSLIILMAAIAVARETKQVRKTIRIEVQIPAIIHYASGISSRTMTSDLSMGGAQLDAPDGRHEYDEIEEIDLLLKSGAITIPVSKISGDDETIRLRFEAMPLSRRRELVRVVLARADAWIQPQYKQDNPLLSLGTIVRTVFELFWLTWKDRRNKGKQDAQPAVKEDSAA; from the coding sequence ATGAGTAAACTCGCGTTTTACCTGCTGCTGCTGGTGCTTGCACCGGTCGCAGCGGTAATCATCATTACGCCGATGGATAGCCAGAAACAATATATCTTTGGCTTAATCAGCATCGGAATGCTGTTTTTAATGGGCTTAAGCAAAAGCCGTAAAATAACGGTGGTGATGGTCATCCTCTCCGCCCTGATGTCGACCCGCTATATCTGGTGGCGCACCACGGAAACGTTGCAGTTTAATTCCGAAATTGAAGCCATTCTCGGAATCGGCTTATATCTGGCGGAACTGTACGTCTGGCTGATCTTAATTCTGGGCTTCCTGCAAACCACCTGGCCATTAAAACGCACCATTGAACCGCTGCCGGACGATACCAGCCTGTGGCCGACGGTCGATGTGTATGTGCCTTCCTATAACGAAAGCCTGGACGTGGTACGCGATACCGTCCTGGCGGCGCAGTGTATTGATTATCCGCGCGACAAGCTGAAAATCTACTTGCTGGATGACGGCAAGCGCAGCGAGTTTGCTATGTTTGCCGCTGATGTCGGTGTCGGTTATATCACCCGTGATGACAACCGCCATGCGAAAGCCGGTAACCTCAACCATGCGATGAAAATCACCAAAGGTGAGCTGATTTGCGTGTTCGACTGTGACCACGTGGCGACCCGTACCTTCCTGCAAGCGACGGTTGGCCCGTTCCTGAAAGATCCGAAACTGGCGCTGTTACAGACGCCGCACTACTTCTACTCGCCAGACCCGTTCGAACGTAACCTGCGCGCTGCGCGCAGCATCCCGAACGAAGGTTCGCTGTTCTACGGCCCGGTGCAGCAAGGTAACGATAACTGGAACGCCACCTTCTTCTGTGGCTCCTGTGCGGTGATTCGTCGTAGTGCGCTGGAGGAGATTGGCGGGTTTGCGGTGGAAACCGTTACCGAAGATGCTCACACCGCGCTGAAAATGCAGCGTCTTGGCTGGGGCTCTGCCTTCCTGTCGATTCCGCTGGCCGCCGGTCTGGCGACTGAACGTCTGGGCCTGCACGTCATTCAGCGTACCCGCTGGGCGCGTGGCATGACGCAGATTTTCCGTGTTGATAACCCGCTGTTTGGCCGTGGGCTAAAGTGGCAACAACGTTTGTGTTACCTCAACGCGATGTTGCACTTTCAGTTTGGTCTGCCGCGTGTGGCGTTCCTGACGGCACCGCTGGCGTACCTGCTGTTTAACCTCAACATCATTCATTCGTCGGCATCGTTGATCTTCGCCTACGTGCTGCCGCACCTGGTGATGTCGCTGTACGTCAACTCACGCATGAATGGCCGTTTCCGTTACACCTTCTGGGGTGAGATTTATGAAACGGTGATGTGTTTCCACCTGGTGATCCCGACCATTCTGACCATGTTTTCGCCGAAACACGGCAAGTTCAACGTGACAGATAAAGGTGGGGTACTGGATCAGGGCTTCTTCGATTTCCACATCGTGCGTCCGCATGTGATTGTGGCGGCGCTGCTGACCATCGGCATCGTGGCGGGTGTGGTGCGCGCCACCATGCATGACTATTTTGGCGTAGACCCTTACGTTATTGCCCTCAACGTCGGTTGGGCGGTATTTAGCCTGATTATCCTGATGGCGGCGATTGCCGTGGCGCGCGAAACCAAGCAGGTGCGTAAAACCATCCGTATTGAAGTGCAGATTCCGGCGATTATTCATTACGCCAGCGGCATCTCATCGCGCACCATGACCAGCGACCTGTCGATGGGGGGAGCGCAACTCGACGCACCGGATGGCCGTCATGAGTACGATGAAATCGAAGAGATCGATCTGCTGCTGAAATCGGGTGCCATCACCATTCCGGTGAGCAAAATCTCCGGCGATGACGAAACCATTCGTCTGCGTTTCGAAGCCATGCCGCTGTCGCGTCGCCGCGAGCTGGTGCGCGTGGTGTTGGCGCGTGCCGATGCCTGGATTCAGCCGCAGTACAAGCAGGATAACCCGTTGTTGTCGCTGGGCACCATTGTGCGCACCGTCTTCGAGCTGTTCTGGCTGACATGGAAAGATCGTCGTAATAAAGGCAAGCAAGATGCTCAGCCTGCCGTCAAAGAGGACAGCGCCGCATGA
- the bcsB gene encoding cellulose biosynthesis cyclic di-GMP-binding regulatory protein BcsB translates to MKNLTQTLLASSLATALLLVPAWAETPATVTQDSSALGQVPPPQGLDTNADAQLKEAAGSTPYTPAETTPAASVPAESAPAVENDAPAAASEAPAPEMVLPTPTPTPIPTPVPTPVVAAPLNQPVSTVISVAQMGQKQGIVLTGGQLQSGIVFTLPGDEVITNARLNLSLRVSAALASRNTSLQLMLNGQPLGTLPLGSTDSDTSDYQLDIPAAMVVASNNLSFKINDADKLLCEKESAQQYQVTILPKTTLSMEGQQLNIGTSLRNFPRPFLDPLRMTPASVTIGFASNVTPDTVSAAALVASWLGIQSDYRGIRFPVVRGDLPEHNGILFGHPGDKIGTLTFPAANGPTLQMVDNPINPVYKLLLVSGADDAQLRQAANRLTTQPLTTDASNLNVQPQPIALRKPYDAPRWINTSRPVRLSELLRKDQSLTTTGIWHDALSVNFRAAPDLFMWDGDTIPVNLHYRFPSESWIDENNSFLNVMLNGTFLRNLTVNKVGLLESAWHRLGGDARQENYTLKLDPYLIYGDNQLALYFNIKPKADAPCGVLLNNNIKSRIEDDSSIDLSHTRHFTMLPNLSYFVGASFPFTRLADFSQTALVLPEKPSDAEISTLLDMAARAGNATGVPLAQNQVLFGMPNGGTNLARLEQSDLLAVSTTQNSAFNQAMLAGTPYETSGNTLGVKDPTTWDKLRGWLTGDWYRQQLDADRYFSSNEAWRGFVSYRSPWNPDRLVVMTVATSDDQLLRLHNDLNSARINAGIRGDTAIITDENGIRSFRVGPQFPSGEMPWYMMVVWYANQHSVLMALAALLVSALVGSGAWVMLRRHAWRRLNPQGDSKPGKK, encoded by the coding sequence ATGAAGAATTTGACGCAAACGTTGCTGGCGAGTTCGCTGGCAACCGCGCTGTTGCTCGTGCCCGCCTGGGCGGAAACGCCCGCGACAGTGACGCAGGACAGCTCCGCGCTGGGACAGGTCCCGCCGCCACAGGGGCTGGATACCAATGCTGACGCACAACTGAAAGAAGCGGCAGGCAGCACGCCTTATACACCAGCAGAAACCACCCCTGCGGCCAGTGTGCCTGCTGAAAGCGCTCCCGCAGTGGAAAATGATGCGCCCGCCGCTGCCAGCGAGGCTCCGGCACCTGAGATGGTGTTGCCGACACCGACACCGACACCGATACCGACCCCGGTGCCAACACCGGTGGTCGCTGCGCCGCTCAATCAGCCGGTCAGCACCGTGATTTCGGTGGCACAGATGGGCCAGAAGCAGGGCATCGTGTTAACCGGCGGTCAGCTCCAGTCCGGTATCGTGTTTACGCTGCCGGGTGATGAGGTGATCACCAATGCGCGCCTGAACCTGTCGCTACGTGTTTCTGCCGCGCTGGCGTCGCGTAATACTTCGCTGCAATTGATGCTCAACGGCCAGCCGCTGGGTACGCTGCCGCTCGGTTCTACCGACAGCGATACCAGCGATTATCAGCTGGATATTCCGGCAGCGATGGTGGTTGCCAGTAACAACCTGAGCTTTAAAATCAACGATGCCGACAAGTTGTTGTGTGAAAAAGAGAGCGCGCAGCAATATCAGGTGACGATCCTGCCGAAAACCACGCTGAGCATGGAAGGTCAGCAGCTGAACATCGGTACCAGCCTGCGTAACTTCCCGCGTCCGTTTCTCGATCCATTACGCATGACCCCGGCCAGCGTCACCATTGGTTTTGCGTCAAACGTGACGCCGGATACCGTTAGCGCCGCAGCGTTGGTGGCGTCCTGGCTGGGGATTCAGTCAGACTACCGTGGTATCCGTTTCCCGGTGGTGCGTGGCGATCTGCCGGAGCACAACGGTATTCTGTTCGGCCATCCTGGCGATAAAATTGGTACCCTGACCTTCCCGGCGGCCAACGGCCCGACGTTGCAGATGGTCGATAACCCGATTAACCCGGTGTATAAACTGCTGCTGGTGAGCGGTGCTGATGATGCGCAACTGCGTCAGGCGGCCAATCGTCTGACCACGCAGCCGCTGACCACCGATGCCAGCAACCTGAACGTGCAGCCGCAGCCGATTGCGCTGCGTAAGCCGTATGACGCACCACGCTGGATTAACACCAGCCGTCCGGTACGTCTGAGCGAGCTGCTGCGTAAAGATCAAAGCCTGACCACCACCGGCATCTGGCACGATGCGTTGAGCGTGAACTTCCGCGCAGCACCGGATCTGTTTATGTGGGATGGCGACACCATTCCGGTCAACCTGCATTACCGTTTCCCGTCTGAGAGCTGGATTGACGAGAACAACTCGTTCCTTAACGTAATGCTGAACGGCACCTTCCTGCGTAACCTGACGGTTAATAAAGTCGGTTTGCTGGAAAGCGCATGGCACCGTCTGGGCGGCGACGCGCGTCAGGAAAATTACACCCTGAAGCTCGATCCCTATCTGATTTACGGTGATAACCAGCTGGCGCTCTACTTCAACATCAAGCCGAAAGCCGATGCACCTTGCGGCGTGTTGCTGAACAACAACATCAAGAGCCGCATTGAGGATGACTCGTCAATCGACCTGAGCCATACGCGTCATTTCACCATGCTGCCGAACCTGTCGTACTTCGTCGGGGCTTCCTTCCCGTTCACCCGTCTGGCTGATTTCTCGCAGACGGCGCTGGTGTTGCCGGAAAAACCGAGCGATGCCGAGATCTCCACATTGCTGGATATGGCCGCGCGTGCCGGTAATGCCACGGGCGTACCGCTGGCGCAAAACCAGGTGCTGTTCGGCATGCCAAATGGCGGCACCAACCTGGCGCGCCTGGAGCAGAGCGACCTGCTGGCCGTCAGTACCACGCAAAACAGCGCCTTTAATCAGGCGATGCTGGCGGGCACACCGTATGAAACCAGCGGTAATACGCTGGGCGTGAAAGATCCGACGACCTGGGACAAGCTGCGCGGCTGGCTGACCGGCGACTGGTATCGGCAACAGCTGGATGCCGATCGTTACTTCTCCTCCAACGAGGCGTGGCGCGGTTTTGTCAGCTATCGCTCACCGTGGAACCCGGATCGCCTGGTGGTGATGACGGTAGCAACCAGCGATGACCAGTTGCTGCGTCTGCACAACGATTTGAACTCAGCACGTATCAACGCCGGTATTCGTGGCGATACCGCCATCATCACTGATGAAAACGGTATCCGCAGCTTCCGCGTCGGGCCGCAGTTCCCGAGCGGTGAAATGCCCTGGTACATGATGGTGGTGTGGTATGCCAACCAGCACTCGGTGCTGATGGCGTTGGCCGCATTGCTGGTTTCAGCACTGGTGGGCAGTGGCGCGTGGGTGATGCTGAGACGTCATGCATGGCGTCGTCTCAACCCGCAAGGTGATAGCAAGCCCGGCAAGAAGTAA